A region of the Pseudomonas sp. J452 genome:
GCGACCATCGCCAACTCGCCAGCCAACATCTCGCCCATCGAACTGACTCCTGTACTTACCCTTCGGTCGACTTCGCTGTGCCCAGGAACAACAGGCACCATCTAGACAGCCACACAAATACCTTACAGTATCCAAATTCCGATTGGAATCCCAAAATTAACACCATTGGTCGTATTGCTGAATTGCTGCTTGAAGTGGGGAGGGAAAGGCCTATTGGAATGCACAAAGGGAAACAGGCTCATCGATCCAGACCGGGAACGTGGACGCCTCAAGATTCCTCGCGTAATCTAAATACCGATTAGTTTTGAAATACGAGGGGTATCCATTGAGCCGAGTCCGATTGACCCGAGCGCAGCAACAGGCCCAGACCAGAGAGCGGCTGTTGGCGGCCGCCGAGGTGGTTTTTTCCCGACTGGGTTATGGGGGAGCGTCAATCGAGTTGATCGCCAGCGAGGCGGGTTACTCGAAGGGGGCTGTCTATTCCAATTTCCCCAGCAAGGACGCGCTGTTCCTCGAACTCCTACGCGCCCATATGGAGCGTGATTTCCAGGAGCAGGAGCAGATCGTCGGCATGAGCTCTGAGGAAGTGATTCGGGAGTCTTCGCGGTGGCTGAAGTCCATGCACTCCAGAATCAACCTACCGGCCCTTACTATGGAGCTGCAGCTCCACGCACGACGAAGCCCAGAGTTTGCGAAGGATTTCTACGCACTTCAGGAACAGAAGTTCACGATAATCGCCCAGATCCTGACCAAGTACTTCGCAGCCTGCTCTGCCAAGCTGCCAGCGAACGCAATGGATCTTGCCCGCACCATTGATGCCCTATCGCATGGATTGAGCCTGCAACGCCCCCTCCGCGAACCGGGAACCATCAACGAAGCCGGCCGCATGATCGCCGACCTGTTGGAAATCCTCGTTGCCTCTGGCAGAGGTCAGTTCACCGAAGAGCACAAGGAGGCTTCGCACCCACCTCCCTCCACTCATCAGACCAAAGAGGCAAAAAACCTGCTCGAAAAAGCTCGAAGAAAGCTACCTCGGGCACAGCCGGCTAACTGACCACGTATCAATTCCAGATGCCGCAATACCGCCGCCCTCATCGAGGCCGGCGGTATTGCGGCCCAGGCCGGCCCTTCCTCCCAGAGGCAGCGGCCTTCGATAGCGGCAGTAGAGCACGGTGGTGCGGTGTCCCGGGAACTCGGCCAGCAGAGAAACATGTCTGGCAGAAGCACATGGGCTTCCACTCCCAATGCGCCCTCATTGAACTATCCCTCCAGCAGAGGGTCATCACTCGAAACATGCCAGGCCACGACCTAGCAGAAATTAGCCGGCATCGGCTTTGCGCTCACATCGTTAGGTTATTACATCACTCATTCAGACAGCGCGGCTGTCCGGATTGTTGGGGGCGCGCCCCTTCACGCGGCCATTTCGGCTGGCTGTAGAGGAAGGATCACATGGAGTTTCGCCATCTCCGGTACTTCGTTGCTGTGGCCGAAGAGCTGCACTTTGCGAGGGCTGCCGAGCGACTGCATATCGAGCAGTCCCCTCTTTCGCGAGCAATCAAGGAGCTTGAGTCCAGCCTGGGCGTCCAACTGCTTGAGCGGACCACGAGAACCACGCGCCTGACCTGGGCCGGCCAGGTGTTCCTGGATGATGTACGGCACCTGCTCTTGGTTCTGGAACAGGCCAAGGCCAACGTCCACGCCGCCGCATCGGGGTACCGCGGCACACTTCGGGTAGTTCTTTCCGACGGTATCATCCCCCATCGACTAACCACCCTTCTTGCTCGTTGCCGTGAAGAGGAACCGGATGTCGATATCCGGCTTTCAGAGGTACCACTCACCCAACAGCTGAAAGGACTAAGGAACAGTTTGTACGACGTGGGCTTTGCCCGCTCATCGATGGTCGGCGAAGGAGTCCTGGCCAAGCCACTCTGGGAAGATCCGCTGATGATCGCCCTTCCTTCACGCCACCCCTTACTGATCCGAAAGCACCTCCAGTTGGACGAAGTCCTGAAGTACCCGCTGGTGCTTTGCCACCCGGAAATCTGCGAGGGCTTCTATAGCCAGATCACACGTATCCTACGTACCGCAAGCGCGCAGCCGATAGTAGCCGAACACGTTGCCTCTCATGATCTGATGCTGGCGCTGGTCGCCGCAGGGTATGGGCTCGGCTTCGTTTGCAAGGCACAGATCACTGCCTGCCAACTCCCCGGTATCGCCGCCCGCCCCCTGGCCAGGCAAATTCCCAGACTCGCCACCTATCTGCTGCGCCCAGCCGGCAAGGCATCCCCAGAGCTAGAGAGGTTCATGGAGCGAGCGAACCTCGTCCAGGATCCAGACTAATCCCCCAAGGGCTCATGCCATGAAGAAAGCCCTCCTGTTGTTGCTTCCCCTCCCTGAGGTGCCATCGCCAGTTCCAGCGGCATGTCAGTATAGCGAGCTCGGCAGTCAGCCTAGGTCACCACCTACGGCTCTACACGCTGGACCGATGTATGGGATACCGGCCCCAAGTTGCCCGCTGTCACACGAAACGTCCTCAACTGAGCCTGGCAACCCAACGAAGGGGTAGCAGCCGCATCAGTATCGCCATTGGCGACATCGGCCAACTCGGCACGCACGCTGTACCGGGTTCACGCTCTATGGTGTGAACCAGAGCCCTGCAACCAGTTTTCTCAGTGACTTCGAAGGGTAGTTTCTTTGCCCCGGCATTGAGCTCAGTACGGATATAACCTGGAAACAAGGTCGTGACGCGGATGGGAGTGTTCAACAACTCGGCGCGAATACCCTCCCCAAGGTGAGCAATAGCCGCCTTGCTAGCTGCATAGGTGGTGAGGTGCCTAGGCAAACCGCGCTTAGCGCTCATCGAAGACATGATCACCAGATGTCCGACGTTCTGCCGGCGGAAGATTTCTACTGCAGCCTCACATTGCGCCAGACCCGCGATGAAGTTGGTCTCGGCGGTGCGCCGGTTGGTTTCAAAGTGGCCGGTGCCGATACGCCGCCCTTCCCCGATTCCCGCATTGACGATGACCCGCTCCAACGCTCCAAACGTCATCGCGAAGTCGTTAAATACAGAGAACACCTGGGAGTGATCGTTGACGTCCAGCGCCCGAACCTCCACACGGATACCATGGCTGAACTCCAGCTCGGCTTTCAGCGACTCCAGCTGCTCAGTACGCCTGGCGCAGAGAGCCAGGTTATATCCACGCGCAGCAAACTCACGGGCCATGCCCGCTCCAAGGCCGGAACT
Encoded here:
- a CDS encoding TetR/AcrR family transcriptional regulator, with product MAAAEVVFSRLGYGGASIELIASEAGYSKGAVYSNFPSKDALFLELLRAHMERDFQEQEQIVGMSSEEVIRESSRWLKSMHSRINLPALTMELQLHARRSPEFAKDFYALQEQKFTIIAQILTKYFAACSAKLPANAMDLARTIDALSHGLSLQRPLREPGTINEAGRMIADLLEILVASGRGQFTEEHKEASHPPPSTHQTKEAKNLLEKARRKLPRAQPAN
- a CDS encoding LysR family transcriptional regulator, which gives rise to MEFRHLRYFVAVAEELHFARAAERLHIEQSPLSRAIKELESSLGVQLLERTTRTTRLTWAGQVFLDDVRHLLLVLEQAKANVHAAASGYRGTLRVVLSDGIIPHRLTTLLARCREEEPDVDIRLSEVPLTQQLKGLRNSLYDVGFARSSMVGEGVLAKPLWEDPLMIALPSRHPLLIRKHLQLDEVLKYPLVLCHPEICEGFYSQITRILRTASAQPIVAEHVASHDLMLALVAAGYGLGFVCKAQITACQLPGIAARPLARQIPRLATYLLRPAGKASPELERFMERANLVQDPD
- a CDS encoding SDR family oxidoreductase, with translation MQERKTILITGASSGLGAGMAREFAARGYNLALCARRTEQLESLKAELEFSHGIRVEVRALDVNDHSQVFSVFNDFAMTFGALERVIVNAGIGEGRRIGTGHFETNRRTAETNFIAGLAQCEAAVEIFRRQNVGHLVIMSSMSAKRGLPRHLTTYAASKAAIAHLGEGIRAELLNTPIRVTTLFPGYIRTELNAGAKKLPFEVTEKTGCRALVHTIEREPGTACVPSWPMSPMAILMRLLPLRWVARLS